One Nostoc punctiforme PCC 73102 DNA window includes the following coding sequences:
- a CDS encoding thioredoxin family protein, which produces MSKAVITITDAEFETEVLKAEQPVLVYFWASWCGPCQLMSPMINSAASKYSDRLKVVKMEIDPNPLTVKQYQVEGVPALRLFQGQEVLISTEGVIGKDKLLELLDTHLNSN; this is translated from the coding sequence ATGAGTAAGGCTGTAATCACCATAACTGATGCTGAGTTTGAAACAGAAGTGTTAAAAGCTGAACAGCCTGTATTAGTTTACTTTTGGGCTTCCTGGTGTGGGCCTTGTCAATTGATGTCGCCCATGATTAACTCAGCTGCTAGCAAATATAGCGATCGCCTCAAAGTCGTGAAAATGGAAATTGACCCCAACCCACTCACTGTTAAGCAGTACCAAGTGGAAGGTGTTCCGGCTCTGAGACTATTTCAGGGCCAGGAAGTTTTAATTTCGACTGAGGGAGTCATCGGTAAAGATAAGTTACTTGAACTCTTAGATACGCACTTAAATAGTAATTAG
- a CDS encoding PspA/IM30 family protein: MGLFDRIKRVVSSNLNDLVNKAEDPEKMLEQAILEMQEDLVQLRQGVAQAIAAQKRSEKQYNDAQNEINKWQRNAQLALQKGDENLARQALERKKTYTDTSAALKASLDTQSTQVETLKRNLIQLESKISEAKTKKEMLKARITTAKAQEQLQGMVRGMNTSSAMSAFERMEEKVLMQESRAQALGELAGADLETQFAQLEGGSDVDDELAALKAQMLPPATPVTQAQLPPQQETTPAKSNEVVDAELDSLRKQLDQL; this comes from the coding sequence ATGGGATTATTCGATCGCATTAAGCGAGTAGTTAGTTCTAACCTCAACGACCTGGTTAACAAAGCCGAAGACCCCGAAAAAATGCTAGAACAAGCCATCCTGGAAATGCAGGAAGACTTGGTGCAGCTGCGTCAGGGAGTAGCCCAAGCGATCGCCGCCCAAAAACGCAGTGAGAAACAGTACAATGATGCCCAAAATGAAATCAATAAGTGGCAACGCAATGCCCAACTCGCCCTACAAAAAGGTGATGAGAATTTAGCACGACAAGCTTTAGAGCGGAAAAAAACCTATACTGACACCAGCGCCGCCCTCAAAGCTAGTTTAGATACCCAAAGCACTCAAGTTGAAACCCTCAAGCGCAACTTAATCCAGCTGGAAAGCAAAATTTCTGAGGCTAAAACCAAGAAAGAAATGCTTAAAGCTCGGATCACAACTGCCAAAGCCCAAGAGCAACTCCAAGGCATGGTGCGTGGGATGAATACCAGCAGTGCAATGTCTGCCTTCGAGCGGATGGAAGAAAAAGTCTTGATGCAAGAATCCCGGGCCCAGGCACTAGGAGAGTTAGCAGGTGCAGATTTAGAAACCCAATTTGCCCAGTTGGAAGGTGGTAGCGATGTTGATGATGAATTAGCAGCTTTGAAAGCGCAAATGCTACCACCAGCTACTCCAGTAACTCAAGCACAACTTCCACCCCAACAAGAAACTACTCCTGCTAAGTCGAATGAAGTGGTTGATGCCGAGTTGGATTCCCTACGCAAGCAATTGGATCAACTATAA
- a CDS encoding LL-diaminopimelate aminotransferase, producing the protein MQFAKRLQPLQSNVFADMDRAKAIALAAGQEVIDLSLGSSDLPVEAHVIEAIAQSLHDRSTHGYLLFNGTLGFREAAANWYEQKFGIKVDPQTEVLPLIGSQEGTAHLPLALLNPGDFALLLDPGYPSHAGGVHLASGQIYPMPLRAENAFLPVFADIPAPVLAQSRMMVLSYPHNPTSAIAPLSFFQEAVAFCQQHNLILVHDFPYVDLVFQETGEWADSSPNPKSLVPSILQADPEKSVSIEFFTLSKSYNMGGFRIGYAIGNAELINALRQVKAAVDFNQYRGILNGAIAALTGPQAGVKSAVAIFQQRRDAFITALHSIGWNVPTPKATMYIWAKLPSAWSQNSIEFCTQLVKQTGVAASPGAGFGKSGEGYVRFALVHEPPLLETAVERIAQFLY; encoded by the coding sequence ATGCAATTTGCAAAGCGTTTACAACCCCTGCAATCTAATGTATTTGCTGATATGGACAGAGCCAAGGCAATCGCTTTGGCCGCTGGACAAGAAGTAATTGATTTGTCGTTGGGGTCTTCTGATTTACCAGTCGAGGCACACGTCATTGAGGCGATCGCCCAATCTCTTCACGATCGCAGTACCCACGGCTATTTGTTGTTTAACGGTACTCTTGGGTTTCGTGAAGCCGCAGCCAACTGGTACGAACAAAAATTTGGCATCAAAGTAGATCCCCAAACTGAGGTACTACCTCTGATTGGTTCTCAAGAGGGTACAGCCCATTTACCTCTAGCATTGCTCAATCCAGGAGATTTTGCCCTGTTGCTCGATCCAGGTTATCCCTCTCATGCCGGGGGAGTCCACCTAGCCAGTGGTCAAATCTACCCGATGCCATTACGGGCAGAAAACGCTTTTTTACCAGTGTTTGCGGATATCCCTGCCCCAGTTTTGGCCCAGTCGCGAATGATGGTATTAAGTTATCCTCACAATCCCACCTCAGCGATCGCTCCTTTATCTTTCTTCCAAGAAGCTGTAGCCTTCTGTCAACAACACAATCTCATCCTGGTTCACGATTTCCCCTACGTAGATTTAGTATTTCAGGAAACTGGGGAGTGGGCAGATTCTTCTCCCAATCCAAAATCTTTAGTCCCTTCTATTCTGCAAGCCGATCCAGAGAAAAGCGTTTCGATTGAATTTTTTACCCTTTCCAAGTCCTACAATATGGGCGGCTTCCGCATTGGCTACGCCATCGGTAACGCCGAGTTAATTAACGCCTTACGTCAGGTAAAAGCTGCCGTTGATTTTAATCAGTATCGGGGAATTTTGAATGGTGCGATCGCAGCCCTAACTGGTCCTCAAGCTGGGGTAAAATCTGCTGTCGCTATCTTCCAGCAACGCCGTGATGCCTTCATTACTGCTTTACACTCCATTGGCTGGAATGTTCCTACTCCCAAAGCCACAATGTACATCTGGGCAAAATTACCCTCAGCTTGGAGTCAAAACTCCATAGAATTTTGTACCCAGCTAGTTAAACAAACTGGTGTAGCTGCTTCGCCTGGTGCTGGCTTTGGCAAATCTGGCGAAGGGTATGTCCGTTTTGCCTTGGTACATGAGCCACCTTTGTTAGAAACTGCTGTGGAAAGAATTGCCCAGTTCCTTTATTAA